One window from the genome of Pantoea cypripedii encodes:
- the metE gene encoding 5-methyltetrahydropteroyltriglutamate--homocysteine S-methyltransferase: MTILNHTLGFPRVGLRRELKKAQESYWAGNSSQEELLAVGRELRARHWQQQKEAGVDLLPVGDFAWYDHVLTTSLLLGNVPARHQNTDGSVDLDTLFRLGRGRAPTGTPAAAAEMTKWFNTNYHYMVPEFTQGQQFKLTWTQLLDEVDEALALGHQVKPVLLGPVTYLWLGKVKGEQFDRLSLLKDILPVYQQVLAELKKRGIEWVQIDEPALALELPQQWRAAFKPAYDALQGKTKLLLTTYFDSIGQNLDVIKALPVQGLHVDLVHGKDDIQHINQQLPAEWLLSVGVINGRNVWRADLSSWFERLQPLVGQRQQLWIGSSCSLLHSPIDLSVETRLDDEVKSWFAFALQKCAELSLLSNALNNNDAKSLEAWSAPIRARAHSSRVHNAAVAARLAKIQAKDTERHSSYTERAKAQRNRFNLPAWPTTTIGSFPQTTEIRGLRLDFKKGHIDGGHYRTGIAEHIKQAIVEQERLGLDVLVHGEAERNDMVEYFGENLDGFVFTQNGWVQSYGSRCVKPPVIIGDVSRPAAITVEWAKYAQSLTDKPVKGMLTGPVTILCWSFPREDVTRETIAKQIALALRDEVADLEKAGIGIIQIDEPALREGLPLHQSDWAAYLTWAVDAFRLNAAVAQDDTQIHTHMCYCEFNDIMDSIAALDADVITIETSRSDMDLLDAFKEFSYPNEIGPGVYDIHSPNVPSVAWMEDLLRKAALSIPEERLWVNPDCGLKTRGWTETRQALANMVEAAKHLRGETA, encoded by the coding sequence ATGACCATTCTGAACCACACACTCGGTTTTCCTCGCGTCGGTCTGCGTCGTGAATTGAAAAAAGCCCAGGAAAGTTATTGGGCAGGTAACAGCTCTCAGGAAGAACTGCTGGCCGTGGGACGTGAATTGCGTGCACGTCACTGGCAACAACAGAAAGAGGCGGGCGTGGACCTGCTGCCGGTGGGGGACTTCGCCTGGTACGATCACGTACTCACCACCAGCCTGCTGCTGGGCAATGTTCCGGCACGCCACCAGAACACAGACGGCTCCGTTGACCTCGATACCCTGTTCCGCCTGGGTCGTGGCCGTGCACCGACCGGCACACCCGCCGCCGCTGCTGAAATGACCAAATGGTTCAACACCAACTATCACTACATGGTGCCCGAATTCACCCAGGGGCAGCAGTTCAAACTAACCTGGACCCAGCTGCTGGACGAAGTGGACGAAGCGCTGGCCCTCGGCCATCAGGTTAAACCTGTGCTACTCGGCCCGGTAACTTACCTGTGGCTGGGCAAAGTGAAAGGCGAACAGTTTGATCGTCTCTCCCTGCTGAAAGATATTCTGCCGGTTTACCAGCAGGTGCTGGCTGAACTGAAAAAACGCGGCATCGAATGGGTGCAGATTGATGAGCCAGCACTGGCGCTGGAACTGCCACAGCAATGGCGCGCCGCGTTCAAACCGGCTTACGACGCGTTACAGGGCAAAACCAAACTGCTGCTGACCACCTACTTCGACAGCATCGGCCAGAACCTGGATGTGATCAAAGCACTGCCGGTGCAGGGTCTGCACGTTGACCTGGTACACGGCAAAGATGATATCCAGCACATCAACCAGCAACTGCCGGCAGAATGGCTGCTGTCTGTGGGGGTGATCAACGGTCGCAACGTCTGGCGTGCTGACCTCAGCAGCTGGTTCGAACGTCTGCAACCGCTGGTGGGGCAACGCCAGCAGCTGTGGATCGGCTCTTCCTGCTCCCTGCTGCACAGCCCGATCGACCTGAGCGTGGAAACCCGCCTCGATGACGAAGTGAAAAGCTGGTTTGCTTTTGCCCTGCAAAAATGTGCTGAGCTGTCCCTGCTGAGCAATGCGCTGAACAACAACGATGCAAAATCCCTCGAAGCCTGGAGTGCACCCATCCGTGCCCGTGCCCACTCCAGCCGGGTACACAACGCCGCGGTGGCGGCGCGCCTGGCAAAAATTCAGGCCAAAGATACCGAGCGTCATAGCAGCTACACCGAACGTGCCAAAGCACAGCGTAACCGTTTCAACCTGCCTGCATGGCCGACCACTACCATCGGTTCATTCCCGCAGACCACTGAAATCCGTGGCCTGCGCCTCGACTTCAAAAAAGGCCACATTGACGGCGGTCACTATCGCACCGGCATCGCTGAACATATTAAACAGGCGATTGTGGAGCAGGAACGTTTGGGGCTTGATGTGCTGGTGCACGGGGAAGCTGAGCGTAACGACATGGTTGAATACTTCGGCGAAAACCTCGACGGTTTCGTGTTCACACAGAACGGCTGGGTACAAAGCTACGGTTCACGCTGTGTCAAACCGCCGGTGATTATCGGAGACGTCAGCCGCCCGGCAGCCATCACCGTCGAGTGGGCGAAGTATGCTCAGTCGCTGACCGACAAACCGGTTAAAGGCATGCTCACCGGTCCGGTCACCATCCTGTGCTGGTCGTTCCCGCGTGAAGACGTGACCCGCGAAACCATCGCTAAACAGATTGCGCTGGCGCTGCGTGACGAAGTGGCAGACCTGGAAAAAGCCGGTATCGGCATCATCCAGATTGACGAACCGGCTTTGCGTGAAGGGCTGCCGCTGCATCAGTCTGACTGGGCAGCGTACCTCACCTGGGCCGTCGATGCTTTCCGCCTCAACGCGGCGGTGGCGCAGGATGACACCCAAATCCACACCCACATGTGTTACTGCGAGTTCAACGACATTATGGACTCCATCGCCGCGCTGGATGCGGATGTGATCACCATCGAAACCTCACGTTCCGACATGGACCTGCTGGATGCGTTTAAAGAATTCTCATACCCGAACGAGATCGGTCCTGGCGTGTATGACATTCACTCACCGAACGTACCGAGCGTTGCGTGGATGGAAGATTTGCTGCGCAAAGCGGCGCTGAGTATCCCGGAAGAACGTCTGTGGGTGAACCCGGACTGCGGTCTGAAAACCCGTGGCTGGACGGAAACCCGTCAGGCACTGGCCAATATGGTTGAAGCGGCGAAACACCTGCGCGGGGAAACCGCGTAA
- a CDS encoding dienelactone hydrolase family protein translates to MKTEDNMAQKSATGGFAPAVQPTASTTIITHSEAIHAGETSVPSQGENLPAYYARPKEYEGSLPVVLVVQEIFGVHEHIRDVCRRLALEGYLAVAPELYFREGDPSEYTDIPTLFKELVSKVPDSQVLSDLDHVANWAARNGGDIRRMGITGFCWGGRISWLFAAHNPQVRAAVAWYGRLIGDKTLKQQKHPIDIAVDLNAPVLGLYGGQDEGIPLESVEQMRQALRAANAKAEIVVYPDAGHAFHADYRPSYHAESAQDGWARMLAWFKQYGVAADA, encoded by the coding sequence ATGAAAACCGAAGACAATATGGCACAAAAATCGGCAACTGGCGGCTTTGCCCCCGCCGTACAACCGACCGCGAGCACCACCATTATTACCCACAGCGAGGCGATTCATGCCGGGGAAACCTCGGTTCCCAGCCAGGGTGAAAATCTGCCCGCTTATTATGCCCGGCCCAAAGAGTATGAAGGTTCACTGCCGGTGGTGCTGGTAGTGCAGGAGATTTTTGGTGTACATGAGCACATTCGTGATGTCTGTCGTCGGCTGGCGCTGGAGGGTTATCTGGCGGTGGCACCGGAGCTGTACTTCCGTGAAGGCGATCCCAGCGAATACACCGATATTCCCACCCTGTTTAAGGAGCTGGTGAGTAAGGTGCCGGATTCACAGGTGCTGTCGGATCTCGACCACGTTGCCAACTGGGCAGCGCGCAACGGCGGTGATATCCGCCGTATGGGCATCACCGGTTTTTGCTGGGGCGGGCGCATTAGCTGGCTGTTCGCGGCACACAATCCGCAGGTACGCGCCGCGGTTGCCTGGTATGGTCGTCTGATTGGCGATAAAACGCTGAAGCAGCAGAAGCATCCCATTGATATCGCCGTTGATTTGAATGCACCGGTGCTCGGTCTGTACGGCGGCCAGGATGAAGGGATTCCGCTGGAGAGCGTAGAGCAGATGCGCCAGGCGCTGCGTGCTGCCAATGCCAAAGCGGAGATCGTGGTGTACCCGGATGCGGGCCATGCTTTCCACGCTGATTATCGTCCGAGTTATCACGCGGAATCGGCGCAGGATGGTTGGGCGCGGATGCTGGCCTGGTTTAAGCAGTATGGTGTCGCCGCTGACGCCTGA
- the udp gene encoding uridine phosphorylase yields MAQSDVFHLGITKADLKGATLAIVPGDPERVKKIAALMDNPQHLASHREFTTYLAEVDGKPVVVCSTGIGGPSTSIAVEELAQLGVRTFLRVGTTGAIQPNINVGDVLVTTASVRLDGASLHFAPMEFPAVADFTCTTALVAAAEACGAKTHIGITASSDTFYPGQERYDTFSGRVVSRFQGSMKEWQQMGVLNYEMESATLLTMCASQGLRAGMVAGVIVNRTQKEIPDAATMKQTESDAVKIVVEAARRLI; encoded by the coding sequence ATGGCCCAGTCTGACGTTTTCCACCTTGGCATCACCAAAGCCGACCTGAAAGGAGCCACGCTGGCCATCGTTCCCGGCGATCCTGAGCGTGTAAAGAAAATCGCTGCACTGATGGACAACCCGCAGCACCTGGCATCGCATCGTGAATTCACCACGTATCTGGCCGAGGTGGACGGTAAACCGGTGGTGGTGTGCTCCACCGGCATCGGCGGCCCCTCAACCTCCATCGCGGTGGAAGAACTGGCCCAGCTCGGCGTGCGTACCTTCCTGCGCGTTGGCACCACCGGTGCCATCCAGCCCAACATCAATGTCGGTGATGTGCTGGTTACCACCGCTTCGGTCCGTCTGGACGGAGCCAGCCTGCACTTCGCACCGATGGAATTCCCGGCGGTAGCGGACTTCACCTGCACCACGGCGCTGGTGGCAGCGGCAGAAGCCTGTGGCGCGAAAACCCATATTGGTATCACCGCCTCCTCTGACACCTTCTATCCCGGCCAGGAACGTTACGACACCTTCTCAGGACGCGTAGTCAGCCGTTTCCAGGGCTCGATGAAAGAGTGGCAGCAAATGGGTGTCCTCAACTATGAGATGGAATCCGCTACACTGTTAACCATGTGCGCCAGCCAGGGGCTGCGAGCCGGGATGGTGGCGGGCGTCATCGTGAATCGCACGCAGAAGGAGATCCCGGACGCGGCGACCATGAAACAGACTGAAAGCGACGCGGTGAAAATTGTAGTCGAAGCGGCGCGTCGGTTAATCTAG